The following DNA comes from Kitasatospora sp. NBC_01287.
AGCTCCGGGGTCCAGCGCTCGCCCGGCTGGAACGGCGAGTCGGCCGGGATCTCCAGCCGCAGGTGCATGCCGATGTCGATGATCACCCGGATGATCCGCAGCATCTGCTTGTCCAGGTAGCCGAGCCGGTGCGCCGGGTCGGTCAGGAAGCCCAGCTCGTCCATCAGCCGCTCCGCGTACAGCGCCCAGCCCTCGACGTTGGCGCTGACCTTGCCGAGCGTCACCTGGTAGCGGCTCAGCCGGTGCTGCAGGGTGACCCACTGGGCCAGCTGCAGGTGGTGGCCCGGGACGCCCTCGTGGTACCAGGTGCTGACCAGCTGCCAGGTCGGGAAGGCGGTGCGGCCCAGGGCCGGCAGGTAGGTGCGGCCCGGGCGGCTGAAGTCGAGGCTGGGGCCCGAGTAGTGCGGCGCGACCGAGCTGCCGGGCGGCGCGATGTGGGTCTCCACCCGGCGCAGCGGGCCCGCGATGTCGAAGTGGGTGCCGTCCAGGTCCTCGATCGCCCGCTCCATCAGCTCCTGCAGCCAGGTCCTGATGCCCTCCTCGCCCTCGATCACGTGGCCGTGCTCGTTGAGGTGTGTCATGGCCTCCAGCACCGTGGCGCCCGGCAGCACCTGCCCGGCGGCCACCCGCATCTCGGCCAGCGTGCGGTGGAACTCGCTCCAGGCCCACTCGTAGGCCTCGGCCGTGTCCAGGTCGGCCCCGGTGGCCCGGCGGGCGGCGCGCAGGTAGGTCTCGCGGCCCACCGCGTCCGGCACCTCGACGCTCGCCGGGCCGTAGTCGGTGCGCAGCCAGTCGCGGAACCCGGCGACCGCGGCGGTGGCCAGCAGCGCGGCCCCGTCCAGCTCGGCGCGCTGCTGCTCGGGCCCGTCGGCGACGAAGCCGCTGAACCAGCTGGGGCCGCCCTTGTCCTCCCCGGTCCAGGCGGTCAACTGGTCGATCACGCCCGAGACCTGGCGCGGCGCGACGAGCAGCCCGCGCCCCATCCCCTCGCGCAGCGTGCTCCGGTAGCCGTCCAGCGCGCCGGGCAGGGCGCGCAGCCGGGCGGCGGTGTTCGCCCAGTCGGCCCCGGTCTCGGTGGGGGCCAGCATGAAGGTGCTCCGCAGTTGCTGCAGCGGGCTGGCGATCGGCCGCAGTGCCAGCAGGTGGTCGCCGGCCTCGTGGCAGGCCAGCTCGGCGGTCAGCCGCTCGCGCAACAGCCGGGCGCAGTCGGCCTCGACACGCTGGGCCTCGACATCCTGGGCCTCGACACCCTGGGCCGGCGCCGGTGCGCGGTCCAGCTCGGCGAGCGCCGTGCGCGCCAGCTCGGCTCCCGCCGCGAACCACTCGGGCGACAGGCCCGGCTGCGCGTCCTCCCCGACCCGCTCGCCCAGCCAGGCGGCGGTGGCGGGGTCGTGGGCGACCATCCGGGAGACGTAGCTGTCGGCGATCCGGCGGGGGGTGAGGGTCTCTTCTGCCATGGGGATCATCCTGGCCCAGCGGCCCCGGCTGTGTCAGCACACCAACTGACCCCTCCTGGTGCGCCTCGGCCGCGCGGCCCGGCCGCTCAGCGCCCCCGGTGCGCGGTGTGACGGGTGTCTCAGGGCCCGGGTGCGCGGCGCAGCCGGCCCGGGGTGGTGCCCAGCCGCTCGCGCAGCAGGGTGCTGAGCGTGGTCGCGTTCTCGTAGCCGACCCGGCGGGCCACCACGTCGGTCGGCAGGTCGGTGGTGCGCAGCAGGTGGGCGGCCTGCTCCAGGCGCACCCGCTGGGCGAAGCGGAGCGGCGGGATGCCGAGCACCCGGTCCAGGGCGCGCTGCAGGGTGCGTTCGCTGGTGCCCACCGCGCGGGCCGCGTCGGCGATCCGCAGCGGCCGGTCGAGGTGCTCGCGCACCCAGCGCTCGAAGGCGGCGACCGTCGGGTCGTTCCGGGCGAGGTGGCCGGGGATCGCGTAACTGGCCTGGCCAGGACGGGAGTCGACCACCAGGTAGCGGGCGGTGAGGTCGGCCAGCAGCGGGCTGCGCTCGCGGACCAGGGCGAGCGCGAGGTCGAGGTGGGCCAGCGCGGCGCCGGCGGTGGTGATGCCGGCGGCGTGGGTGACCATCCGGTTCTCGTCCAGCGCCACCTGCGGATAGCGGTGCCGGAACGCGGGGGCGAGCCACCAGCTGGTGGTCGCCGGGAGCCCGTCCAGCAGCCCGCTCTCGGCCAGCAGGAAACTGCCGGTGCAGGCGGCGGCCAGCGGCACCCCGTCCGCGCGGGCCCGGGCGAGCAGGTCGAGGGTCGGCTGCCGCTCGGGGGAGTCCAGCCAGGCGAGCAGCGGCGCGGGCCGCTTGTGGCCGACCCCGGGGAGCACCAGCAGCTCGGGTGCGGGGGCCGTGGCGAGGTCGACCGCGTTGACGGTGTGTCCGGCGGCGGTGTGCACCGGCGCGTCGTCCGCGCGGATCAGGGCCACCTCCCAGGCCGGCGGGGGCTGGGGGAGTTCGCCGCGCAGCTCGTTGGCCGCCTGCAGGACGTCGAGGATCGCGGCGAGCCCCGAGTCGAAGACCCCGTCGAGCACCAGGACCGATATCTTCATGGCGGAAACGGTAAGGGATGTGTCGTATCCGCCACTGGGGGGCCTGGCGGCCGCGCTCGTAGGTTGATCGCATCAGCCGCTGCTGGTCGGTGCCGGTCGGTGCCGGTCGGCCCCCGAAGGGAAGGTCCCCCGATGACCGCCAACTCCGCCAACTCCGCCAACTCCGCTGATTCCAACGGCTCCACTGACTCCAACGGCTCCACCCGCGTCGGCCTGCTGGTCCGCCTGGAGGCCAAGCCCGAGCACGCCGACGAGCTGCACGACTTCCTGGTCTCCGCCCTGCCGCTGGCCCAGGCGGAGACCGGCACCACCGTCTGGTTCGCGCTGCGCCTGGGCCCCACCACCTTCGGCATCTTCGACGCCTTCGGCGGCGACGAGGACCGACAGGCCCA
Coding sequences within:
- a CDS encoding DUF885 domain-containing protein produces the protein MAEETLTPRRIADSYVSRMVAHDPATAAWLGERVGEDAQPGLSPEWFAAGAELARTALAELDRAPAPAQGVEAQDVEAQRVEADCARLLRERLTAELACHEAGDHLLALRPIASPLQQLRSTFMLAPTETGADWANTAARLRALPGALDGYRSTLREGMGRGLLVAPRQVSGVIDQLTAWTGEDKGGPSWFSGFVADGPEQQRAELDGAALLATAAVAGFRDWLRTDYGPASVEVPDAVGRETYLRAARRATGADLDTAEAYEWAWSEFHRTLAEMRVAAGQVLPGATVLEAMTHLNEHGHVIEGEEGIRTWLQELMERAIEDLDGTHFDIAGPLRRVETHIAPPGSSVAPHYSGPSLDFSRPGRTYLPALGRTAFPTWQLVSTWYHEGVPGHHLQLAQWVTLQHRLSRYQVTLGKVSANVEGWALYAERLMDELGFLTDPAHRLGYLDKQMLRIIRVIIDIGMHLRLEIPADSPFQPGERWTPELGTAFMAAYHGSPAARRNGEIKRYLGWPGQAIGYKLGERAWLRGREAARQRHGAAFDLKAWHMAALSQGSLGLDDLAGSLAVL
- a CDS encoding GlxA family transcriptional regulator, with protein sequence MKISVLVLDGVFDSGLAAILDVLQAANELRGELPQPPPAWEVALIRADDAPVHTAAGHTVNAVDLATAPAPELLVLPGVGHKRPAPLLAWLDSPERQPTLDLLARARADGVPLAAACTGSFLLAESGLLDGLPATTSWWLAPAFRHRYPQVALDENRMVTHAAGITTAGAALAHLDLALALVRERSPLLADLTARYLVVDSRPGQASYAIPGHLARNDPTVAAFERWVREHLDRPLRIADAARAVGTSERTLQRALDRVLGIPPLRFAQRVRLEQAAHLLRTTDLPTDVVARRVGYENATTLSTLLRERLGTTPGRLRRAPGP
- a CDS encoding putative quinol monooxygenase; translated protein: MTANSANSANSADSNGSTDSNGSTRVGLLVRLEAKPEHADELHDFLVSALPLAQAETGTTVWFALRLGPTTFGIFDAFGGDEDRQAHIAGVIGDGLREHGPRLLAATPEILPVDVLAAKLPAN